The Corvus moneduloides isolate bCorMon1 chromosome 4, bCorMon1.pri, whole genome shotgun sequence genomic interval gcggctcccggtgagcagggcaggtgcgatggttcccccgcggctgcagggggcgctccggagcgagctcggggagcacgcggcaccggtgccctgggatcccgggagggatgggacaaaggagcttcacaaacccctgggcagccgatcgCGGTGTCCGGCCGGagcctcgggaacagcagggtggaacagcaggctggaacggcagggacgagcacaaatcctgggtggcagacgagatgtatttaaactgcagagctgcggtgggaacccctggaggtctgggccggcagggtgagcagggctacaatGCAgcaaaggctcgaagcaacagcgggggcagggcagccacagcccggctcccagtggggcagggaaggtgggcttgggatcctggggtttctgtggcagaaggaaaagcagcccaagaaagcagcctccctctccatccaaaCACCAGGAGCtgactgcccacacacccaggtgaaacaaaagagtagccagatgcacccctcCCCCAATGGctagctcttttgtttttctgaagtacccagtaatttgtccccctagcaacacatatggggaaaattcctttaacagaaaaaaaatccagaactcctaaaacccaacagtgggtttttttggagaggAGGTGTGCAACTGGCAGTCTTGATGAAGGAGTGGCTTATGAAAATTTTTCATCACGTGCATAGAAATTGTTCTCTCTCTTGttcttaatgcttttaaaaatttagaatAGTGCTAGTATGTAAGGTTACAAACTATGAAAACTGAATCAATTGTCACGTGATAGAGGAGAAAATAAGCATCCTTTCCCAGGCAGAGTCTGAGTGTCACACTTTAGGTACCAAATCttatttcctgttctttttttgtgttgaaTCAGGATGTTGGAACTATTCTGCAGCTTACATACTCAAGGCTCTTCCTATCCACTGAAGTATTCTAAAACTTCAATCACGAGTTTTACATGTGCTGTTTTCAGCCCCAGCATTCTCAAAATGACCTCGAGGTAATGACTGTTTCAACTTTAACCCTGGTATTTGCAAGCAAGCCCTTTACACGATCAATTTGTTTATGCAGTAAGTTCAGACTTTGTTACTGCTTCCCAGAGATCTTTGCATCTCAGAAACCTGTTTCCTTACAGGGATTATCCCTGGTGTGGCAAGTATTAAAtgtggaagggctggaggtTTAGTATCCCTCCATTCCTTTCCAAAAATGGAGCAAATAACTGATAGCTGCATgttgaagtatttttctttaataatctGACTGATTTCTTTGGGACCGGTTTCAGGTTTATAGGTAAGTTACTCAGTGGGTATTCACAGTGAGATGGTAGGAAAGGACTCCTTGTGAAAAGAGACATATTTCAGAGGTAACAGGATGTGAGAGAGTAAAACCTGTTTAACCTTAAAACCATAATTACATGAAATTGTGtccttatttttctgtgttctatTCTCCTGTTTTCAGTTTGTGTGTGTTGGTACTTGGGGGTAGGAAAGGGGTTATGGAGACTAAAGTATTGTATGGGAAACTGAGAAAATCCTCTGCAAATGTTTTTGTGGCACAGAATTTTTGTAAATACTTAGAAGACACAGGTCTTTGAGTGGAATCATCATGCTGCAGCTACTACATCCACTGTTGTAACATGTACAGGGCTTTTTGTAAAGCAAAATACTCTCTGTGCATATTAAATGATCTTCATACTCATTaccctttttattttagaagcCTTTTTTCATTCAAGCAAGGATCAATGCATATTATGTTAAACCTGCCAGTGAAAGCATATGCACGTGAAACATGCATGCATAAACATGCACAGAACACAGAGAAGCCAGAAGGCAGTTTACTGCATAAATAATAGCCATGTTACTTAAAGATTTTCTGtgcttataaaaaaaattaattatgagTATTGTGAATGTTAGTATATTTTGACAGTCTTCAGAAATTGTTGTGTTGTCTTCATGCTTGCTGAAGTACCAGTTAATCATTGACAAGAACTCTAATGATTAAGCAGCTGTAATTTACTTGTAGTGTTTGAAAGTACAAAAGGGTATGTAATTTAATAGTTAAAACAAGAAGCACTCCATTTATGTTTCACTAGCTATTAGGTTGTTTTTGCAGAAATTTAGCtaaaaaaagctgctgaattTTACATATGGATTGTAAATGTGGAAAAGTGTGGTGCGATTTGGGCCATACCAGGCAGCTGTTGCCATGTTTGGAGGTCAGCTCGCAAgcctttcctttgctttcctgtcaGATAATGCCTATTTTGGTTGAAGGTAGACTTCAGTGTTCACTTAATCTTTGAAAAATACTTGTGCTGGATGAAGAAGTCATACTTGGAGAGATGTATATGATTCAGTAGGGAACACTGGGTAGAAGAAGCCCAGTGCCTACTGGAGCCTCCCCAGGATAGCTCTGCTGAGTGTCTGCAGAGGAAACACAACGTTTGTGGGCTGTGAACAACTGGTTTAACGCAGGAGAACTTCATGGAGAGCAACTGGAGGAGCGGTGCCAATCATACGCTCTGCcattcctctcttctttttcctgatgGCTCCTTAGGGAGACAAATTTGGTAGTCTCCTTCAGATTCCTGGAGGTTTCTTTATACTTTTCCCCCATCACAAAATAGATACATCGCAGGGATAGGAATTTGTTTTCACAGATACATAAAAGAGATTTCTCATTTCTGAGTTTGAGTATGTTCTGGTTATGTCAGGGACGTGGACAGGTAACTAAGAGCAAACAGCACAGTTAGTTCCAGGTGTTACTGGGCTTATCCATGCTGCATGTCTagctctcacccaccagcacagTTGATACAGTAACGTACCTGTTGTCTGAAACCGGTGTTGGAAATCACGCATCAATTCCCATGCTTAGTGCAGCAAGCAAGAATATGTAGGAGACTATGTGATGTagaacttcttttccttttttagttaAAACTATCCTGTTCCAAAGAAATTGGGCAAATAGATCTGTGCCAATGGCTTTTGTAGAATGAGATGGCAAGTTAGTAATAGTGACAgcatctcatttatttttcctactcAAGTGAGTAGTATATTGATGTTTGTTATAAGTTTAGCTGGGAAGTGGATAATGCCTTCTGTAGAAACACTTATCTAAGCAATGGAGAGAAAACAACAATCTACAGATTGATCTTGTCATAACTTTCACTCATCTTGAAGTCTTTTTGGGAGTTTTCCTCACCCTGTGCTTTTGATGATTCATGTTGCATAAAGCTTCCAGAGCAATAGAATGTTGTATAATATTTTACCTTTGGATTAGAAATCCTGTATTCAGTGTGCTGCAACTggttcaagtattttttttaaatatctgatttttaaaagaattattcTTTATTCCAGTAAAAAGAAGTTTAAGTGACTGCTCTACTTGATCAAAATGGTGGATACTGAAAACCAGCTCTATCCCCTTACTCCCTTGGAGGAGGAGGATATAGACAGCCCTTTATCTGGAGAGTTCCTACAGGATATGGAGAACATTCAAGACCTGTCCCAGTCTCTAGGTGATGATAGTTCTGGAGCTTTAAGTTTAACAGAATTCCAATCACTGGGAAATGGCCCAGGATCTGATGGCTCAGTTATAACAGGTAAGAGAGCTTGGTTTAACATAAAACTTTCTTTTATAAATAGAATGGTAGAAATGAAAAACTTCTTTAATGCAATATTTATTGTTTATGATGAAGTCACACTAGAAATATATAAGCTGATTATGGCATGGTTTTAAACTACTTAAGGCTAAatttaatacattaaataaatgtCACTGAAGAATGACTGTAACATAAAGTTACATAGGCTTTAGTCAGAGGCTTTGTTTGGGAGATCAGAATGGGAATCATTGCAGTGGTGTGGGACACTGGTGATCTCAGTAATGTTTTCGTATTGAATCTGGGTGTTTGCAAGTCTTTTAGCAGTAGAGCCGTTTGAAGTAGTTTACTATTAACCTATTAACTTTTTGTTGGTTTGcatatgttttgttttgggggttcttACTTTAAATCAATTCCCAGCCTGTGATCCCTATTTCACCTTGGAATAATAGAACTGGAGGCAGTTGAAATGAACAGTGTGGGTTTTGAAGGAAATGGGGAGAGCTGCCTCCTGGCACTATTGACCATAGGAATGTTTCTAGAACTATGACTTGTTCCCTTTTGGTTGCAGACCTTCTCATCAAAGAGCTGCCTTGTACTGGAGAGGTTATGACGTGCTTTATGTGCATATTTGTTTATAACGTGGTCCTTCAGAGGCAGGAGGTTTTACAATTATTTGAGTGCAGGTGTGTACAAGGCCTACAGTAATTTAGATCAGCTTCTACTGTCACCTTCTCATGGAGTATTCAGTGCTCATTGCAAAACATACTGGTTTTGTGGTTAGAGAACATGCAAAGTGTAAACTTAAAAGGCTCAAATTCCATAAGGCAAGTAAAATGAAATCACACTTTCATAAAATCCTGGGGTTTAGGCTGTTCTTGATGATTCTGATGCCTGTGGGCTTGGCAGCGCTGGCAATGCAGACTCTGAGTTCTGTGCCAAGGTTTTTTCCAACATAATACTTGCTGACCTACATTCATGAGTGTTTCTTAATCTGTCTGTTAAAATAACACACCCATTAATTTGCTGAAGTCTTGTGGTGCAAGTTGCAAGATGGAAGATAAAAGAAATTCTGGcctcagaaaatgttttcctcaaACGAGGTAGaaatattaattgaaataattaaGGTTGGAATGTGTTAGTTTTGTAATGTGTTCATCAGCTGGTGGCACATCTGGCGAGTTTATTTCATTGTACAATTCAGAAATGCTTTGCCCattataaaaaacccacaaaatatcTGAGCTAGACTATTTTAGAAGCAGGCATTTGTGTTACCTTCCTTTTAACACCTGTTCAGCCCTTCTACTGATGTGCAGGACTCGTCCATCTGCTTTTCAGGCCTCAGTTTAGATTGTCATTTAAAATTATGAGTAGCTTTTCAAAGGTCAGGGGTCCTTATGTGTATCTGAAGTGAATCTGTGTGAGGTAGGAATGTGTTTCTTGTGGTACTGCAACAAGAGATCCCCTGCTCATCCCTGCAGCACAAGAGATAGAGAGCCAAGATGAGCTGTTCACGACCTTTCTGCAAAGAACATTGGTGTGGTGTGTTTTTATTGGGTCTATTGTCACACATCTAGTTCTTGTTGCCAGAGTCACTTCAGTAAggccttttccttcttcacatCCTATGTCTCATCAAAATTAGCAAGGTACACCctgtattttgtgtgtgtttgcactggaaatatgaattatttttcaaagacttATGGTCTAATTGTTAGTTCACTTAAGGACTATTAACTCAAGAttattttttagaataaaattttttgtgtggttttagTATAGAAATTGTATCAATCTTGATAATTTAGTATTTatgaagtgtttcttttttttcagacaccCTTTCACCAGCATCCAGTCCTTCATCCATTAATTTCGCCACAGCTCCAGGTAGCATAGATGAATCACCCAGTGGAACATTAAACATTGAATGTAGAATTTGTGGGGATAAAGCCTCAGGCTACCATTACGGAGTACATGCTTGTGAAGGTTGTAAGGTACAgtcataattttcttcttaagaaCCTAAATCATGTTGCTTTATTTATGGTGTAATATCTGAAGATAAACATTTGGTACATAAATGTTTAATTACTATAGTTCTAGCCATTACAATTATTCAAATAATAAACCTATCTGTGgtcttttttctgaaataagtCGTCCTTACATACCATAACTCAATACCAGACCTTCATCAAGTAGGAGCAATTCACAATGATaattttaatgctgcttttctggatGTTGTTAGTGAAATACTAAAGCAACACACTAAACtgtgactaaaaaaaaaaaatcaaagccttCTTGCTCCACTAGTGTTTTATTTGTGTTGGGAGTTTGGCTGGGAGGAGTATGCCACATTGCTGTTACAACAGTAACAAATCCCGAATTTCTCACCTCCACCCCGTGCTGCCTGAATCCCTTAGTATTGTACCTCTGGTAGTTTTGGGCCAGGGTTTGTCTCTGGAGCAAATTACTTTTATCAGTAATGCATAATTTTTGGGATGATATGATCCATGAAGTAtaagattcttttcttttccctcgAATGTTTTAGATTTCcatcttttttctgtattagaAGGTAACAGGAGAGAAATAATGGTCTTTGAGTACATTTGTCTTCCATGCACCATGTCAGTATGATCATTTGAATGTAAATCCTATGGAACAATGCAGAATACCTATTAGAGATGGGGAACCAGTTCCTAGCCAGGTGTGTCTCACAGCCTAAATGACATGTTACTCTGTGATGCGACACAAAATGTTGCAATGGCTCTGGGTTTGCTGACCCTGTGGTTGGGCAGTGTGTGACCAGCCTTGCATTGCAGACTGGAGACATCGtggaaagagcagctgaggtaGAGGCTGTTCTGCAATGCTCAGCGTTGTGTCCTTGGCTCTTCTGCAGACCCTGCTGTGTTCTCATACCCCTCACATCTGCTGGGTGAAGGAAGGATGGGTTAATTCTGCATGTGTGATTTACACTGGATGAAAGATGAGGGGTACTTCTAGCAGGGGTGCTGAGGGAATGCGTACAGAAGCAATATATGATTGCTTTGCTTCATCCTTAAGCACAAGTCTGCTCAGGTTCTTTAGGTTCTTGGCTCTCTTCCAAGAAAGAGGGTTGAGAGCTATTTCCTCCTTTTGTGTTCTCCATTCTATGCATGCCCTCGGACACATCAGTGCATGGATTTGTACTTCTGGACAGGTTATACTTTGTGTATTGTTCTGCTAGTGACATCaataaacagtaaaataaaaaaaaaatacctgtatGATTGAAGCTTAGTAGTCAACATTCATTAACATTACATattgtttttttccaactttttgTAGGGCTTTTTTAGAAGAACAATTCGTTTAAAACTCATCTATGATAAATGTGATCGCAACtgcaaaattcagaaaaaaaatcgTAATAAGTGCCAATACTGTCGTTTCCAAAAGTGCCTTTCAGTTGGAATGTCACATAATGGTAGGTAAGAGTGCCCTTAATTTGTTTGTTCCTACCCAGAGTCTGGTGCTGGAGGCAGGCACTTGGATAGTGTTTTTACTCATACACATGAATTGAACCTCaggttttttacagaaatagatCGCTGCAGGGGACACCAGTTTCCCTGATGGGTTCATGTGGTTGATACAGAGCTGCCAGATGCGCTGTTAGGAGCTTTACACAGTTGTGCTATGTGTCAGTTTGTCCATATTAATgttcatttatttgctttattcaccCCACAACTTTGGCACCAGTACTCCCATTGAAACAGATTTCAATACTGGAGGAATTCTGATCAAGGGTTTTGTAGAGTAGGAGGAGAACAACCGCTTCATTGTGAGGGGGAGTGACGCAGGATAGAAATCTGTAGGAAAGCAGCCTTCATTATTTTCCAGGTTACAGTGCAACAGCTCTTGGGCAGAGGGTTCAGAaagtggggagggagggcaaAGGTCTGTGCTGACTGTGCAACAGGAATCTGGTAGGTTGTTTGTTAAACAGAATGGTAAAAATTCAGAGCATTTAGAGATCCAGTTTAAAAGTTACGTTGTTGTTTGTGCTATTGATTTAAGATAAGGGTGGCAAGCTTGTGGCTTACAGACCAATTTCAACCCACGAGGCAGTTCTCTGTGCAGGACGTGGCTTGCTGAGCAACATGGGTGAAGAGGGAGAGGCCAAGCCATGAGAAAGCACATCTCACTTGGCCAGATGACAGTCGTTTGCTTTCCCTGCTTGGCTCTGATATTGTCCAGGCTGAACTTGGGGGCCAGTGCAATGTGAAAGTAGGTAAAAATGCTGGGCTAGGTGAAAAGCTGTGGGTTAGGAGACAAACTTCCTAAGGAAACTATTCAGTCAGGATAGGTGGGGTGGGAATATGATTGGGGAAGCCACTTGTGACATTGTAGTCTAGAGTCCCATCAGGAGGCATTGTGAGAGTTGACTTTCTGGTTCTGCAGAAGTCTGGCTCCCTTGTGGTGAGCCTTGACTGAGATTGAGGTCCATTGGGAGAGGGTTGGTAATCTCTGCAAGACTGGGGATAGCCATCCTCAAAAAGTGTGGTGGACAACCAAGTGACATCTCAGGTTGGGAGCTGAGCCGGGAGCCGTGCTGGTTGGCAGGAACTGACATCCGTGTGAAGCTGTTTCAGCCTACTAAAAACTCTGTGGCCATCTGTACTCCAGTTGAAGGGAGTAGCCACAGTTTTATTGCAGCAAACatgtgggaggcagcagggaaaagggatgaCTGCTAACTTGCTGGCAATATTTCTCAGGAAAAGAGCTACAACTAAATTTACACCCATGATCTTAAAACTAAGTTTCAGTTTAGAGCAGGTATTCTTCCACTTTTTCAACAGGTTGGTGTGACCACCCACCCTAAAGGGGAAGGAAACACCTAACGCAGATTCCAAACAGGCTTTCCTTGTTGGACTTCCATTGAAGTCCACAGCTGTATTTCAGATCATGCTTAGAGTCACCTCCTTATGTCATGAGAAGATCCCTTGGGCATGGTGAAGGGCTGATGCTGTTCATTCCCTGAATTGCTCAGTGTAGGCAGTGAGGTCCTGTCCTCACCGGTTGGATGCTGAAATGTGGTACAAGTAACTCACTGTATGAGCCATCTCAAACCCTTGCACGCCTCCCGAGGATAAAATGGGGCTGGCTTCGCTTGAAACTGAAACTTAAGAAGGATGTGGATGTGCCCATGAATGGCAAGACCACTTGCCCAAAAACCAGGAGACCTCCATACCCAGAGGTGTTTCAGACTTGCATCTTCTGCCTCTCAGAAGAATATCCTAATGATTAGGTTGGATATTCAAACTGTTCTCATCTCCAGTCTTGAAGGGTTAGTCTATTGAGAAAGCAGTATGGAGTGCTGGGTGTAGAGGTTTTGTTGCCTATAGCCTTCGAGCTGTAAATGCAGGACTTTGGGCTGGGGTTCCCACTGGCAGTACAGGTGTGTTGAATAAAGAATGCCCCCGCAGGTTCTGAGCCAGCAGTGGGACTCcactgcagctctccagctcctgTGTGTGCTTTCTGCTGAGCTCCTGTCATGAGTTTACTCAGTGTTTTAAGAGTTCTCAAGGTGGACTTCGAGTTTCACACTGGGAGCTGTAGAACTCaataaggagaaaacaaaatagaacTATTTAGGTAAtgtagaaggaaaaaggaatgtgTTGTAGCTCACTGCAGATAGCAGTTTGTGTTCTGAAACACCTGATTTCCTTCAGTTTAGCATAGTAGTCACTGACTGTGTTGGGAAGGAGGAGATTTCTTCACCTCTACCTCAGGTTTTCTAGACAGAAAAATCTACTGCTCTTATCAGCAACGGTAAAAGGCTTAAGTTCTGGTataatttgtgtttgttttcaattaTGTCTTCCCATCAGCAATACGTTTTGGACGAATGCCAAGGTCTGAGAAGGCCAAGCTCAAAGCAGAAATTCTAACAGGTGAAAATTATGTAGAAGATTCAGAAATGGCAGATCTTAAATCACTTGCCAAAAGAATTCATGATGCCTACCTGAAAAACTTCAATATGAACAAGGTTAAAGCCAGAATCATCCTTGCCGGGAAAACCAACAACAATCCAGTAAGTACTTCTTCTGTTACTTGAAAATAAAGCTGACAGGTACATAAGGTGATTGTAATAATTTGGTAGACTCTTTagcaaatcttttaaaaaataaatatcgTGGTAATACAGACGTGAAATATTCAAAGAGAATATCTGTAGTAAATACGGTTGCTTTTAACCACTATCAGAAGCAAGAAGCTTTAGGAAAATCAGGTGATCACCTTGTAAGTGGAAACTCACAGCCTTAAATTATTGTTCTTAATCAAAAATGAAATGATATCTGAATGTGAATACCTCTTGATATGGGGAGAATGgttcaaaattaatttcctattatgacagtgaaaaaaaaaaaagcttttctgtcaCAAATGCCAGGATAAGTGCTATTATCTTATCTTGTAGGGTGTACAGGCGCTCTGCATGGCTTTTATTTCAATCAGAATAATATTTATagcaggaggggaaagaaaacttGAGTTAGTAATTTTTTGTTTACAGTGCTGGCCATTTCCTCACCCAGCCTTCCTGGTCTTTTCTGTGTGGTTCCTTTGAAAGGCAGAAGCAAGCAAGGTTGTGAAGACACATATGCTgtagaagttatttttctttcagggtAATTTAGCCAAGGTCTACTTAATTTGATCAACTACTTTTTGTTTGGTAGCACATGGGAGAGTATAATAGGTGTAAGGACTCACTTGTTTCACTTTATGCATATTTATATAAGCTCTGCTGTgatttttgttacttttatgTAAAAGATAAGTATCTTATTTT includes:
- the PPARA gene encoding peroxisome proliferator-activated receptor alpha isoform X1, with protein sequence MVDTENQLYPLTPLEEEDIDSPLSGEFLQDMENIQDLSQSLGDDSSGALSLTEFQSLGNGPGSDGSVITDTLSPASSPSSINFATAPGSIDESPSGTLNIECRICGDKASGYHYGVHACEGCKGFFRRTIRLKLIYDKCDRNCKIQKKNRNKCQYCRFQKCLSVGMSHNAIRFGRMPRSEKAKLKAEILTGENYVEDSEMADLKSLAKRIHDAYLKNFNMNKVKARIILAGKTNNNPPFVIHDMDTLCMAEKTLVAKLVANGIQNKEAEVRIFHCCQCTSVETVTELTEFAKSIPGFSNLDLNDQVTLLKYGVYEAIFAMLASVMNKDGMLVAYGNGFITREFLKSLRKPFCDIMEPKFDFAMKFNALDLDDSDISLFVAAIICCGDRPGLVNVGHIEKMQESIVHVLKLHLQTNHPDDTFLFPKLLQKMADLRQLVTEHAQLVQIIKKTESDAHLHPLLQEIYRDMY